In Spartobacteria bacterium, one DNA window encodes the following:
- the der gene encoding ribosome biogenesis GTPase Der: MEAALKRRVVAIVGRPNVGKSALFNRIIGRRMAIVHEQSGVTRDRLCAEAQWYDQRFELIDTGGIDLIDNEKAADSIDAGTRSQVDLAMQAASALIFVVDVTAGVTALDEEVARILHQSGLPIILAVNKCDNGQLDDQHIEFLSLGFPTFPISVLHGRGLDDMVDEAVKHLPPAQEEDEQPPPLRIAVVGRPNAGKSSYINALMNDNRVIVSDIAGTTVDSIEVPFAIREEDKTYHYTLIDTAGIRRFGKARSVVEKFSLCRAETSIKYADVVVMMMDAEEGPTKQNKKIAMLVDKYHKGCIICINKWDLVEGRTTEAEYRKALYRELHFLDWVEIVFVSAKTGFNIRKTITAIDHVGEQICTQLSTGVLNRVIQDAYQKLLPPVVGNHRLKFYYATQVGTKPVKIRFFVNNPERLTPQYEHYLQKRFREAFGMRGAPMVFEFVTRNDRLSRKQV, from the coding sequence ATGGAAGCAGCATTGAAACGTAGAGTTGTTGCCATTGTCGGTCGCCCGAATGTGGGTAAATCGGCCTTGTTCAACCGAATTATCGGTCGCCGAATGGCGATTGTGCATGAGCAGAGCGGAGTGACCCGTGACCGTTTGTGCGCAGAGGCACAATGGTATGATCAGCGATTTGAGCTGATTGATACCGGGGGTATCGACCTTATCGACAACGAAAAGGCGGCCGATTCCATCGACGCCGGTACCCGTTCACAGGTCGATCTCGCCATGCAGGCGGCTTCCGCCCTGATTTTCGTTGTGGATGTCACCGCCGGTGTAACTGCGCTGGATGAAGAAGTAGCGAGAATCCTCCACCAATCCGGTCTGCCCATTATACTGGCTGTGAATAAATGCGATAACGGACAGCTGGATGATCAGCATATCGAATTTTTGTCACTGGGTTTTCCCACCTTTCCCATCTCTGTGCTTCATGGACGAGGACTGGACGATATGGTCGACGAAGCCGTAAAGCACCTTCCCCCAGCGCAGGAAGAAGACGAACAGCCCCCTCCGTTGCGCATCGCTGTGGTTGGTCGTCCGAATGCAGGAAAATCATCCTATATCAATGCGTTAATGAATGATAATCGTGTGATCGTGTCCGATATTGCTGGTACCACAGTGGACAGTATTGAAGTTCCCTTTGCCATCCGTGAGGAAGATAAAACCTATCACTACACGCTCATCGATACCGCCGGCATCCGCCGCTTTGGCAAAGCACGTTCGGTTGTGGAGAAGTTCAGCCTCTGCCGCGCCGAGACCAGTATCAAATACGCCGACGTAGTGGTCATGATGATGGATGCGGAGGAAGGGCCGACCAAACAGAATAAAAAAATAGCCATGCTGGTCGACAAGTATCACAAGGGCTGCATCATCTGCATCAACAAGTGGGATTTGGTCGAAGGCAGAACAACAGAGGCCGAATATCGCAAAGCGTTATATCGTGAACTGCATTTTCTGGACTGGGTAGAAATTGTATTCGTCTCTGCCAAAACAGGATTTAATATTCGCAAAACCATTACGGCCATTGATCATGTGGGCGAACAGATATGTACGCAGTTATCAACCGGTGTGCTTAATCGTGTCATTCAGGATGCCTATCAGAAATTATTGCCACCAGTGGTGGGCAATCACCGCCTCAAGTTCTATTATGCCACGCAGGTGGGAACCAAACCAGTGAAAATTCGCTTCTTTGTGAATAATCCCGAACGTTTGACCCCTCAGTATGAGCATTATTTGCAGAAACGCTTCCGCGAAGCTTTTGGTATGCGCGGTGCGCCCATGGTATTCGAATTTGTGACACGCAACGACCGCTTATCCAGAAAACAAGTCTAA
- a CDS encoding glycosyltransferase family 2 protein — translation MADADGQRPGKKLSIVIPAYNEAERIGAFLDDYGTYFFDRPDAAPCEFFVVVNNSHDTTADVVKQHSTHWPDLHCVVEPKNVGKGGAIMLGFDVAQGDLVGFVDADGATPPEAFQDLVNHIQDHGMIIASRWIPGADVQPRQPLSRRVASRIFNFLVRVLFKISIHDTQCGAKLLTRQAMEAVVPHIGLTRWAFDVDLLFQVRRAGFSIAEIPTKWRDKTGSKVKVVRASTEMFIAIVRLRLLYSPFRWIVILYDITIGALWLTLTGMKK, via the coding sequence ATGGCAGACGCAGACGGACAACGCCCAGGAAAAAAATTAAGTATCGTCATTCCTGCATATAACGAAGCAGAACGAATCGGTGCCTTTCTAGATGATTACGGAACATATTTTTTCGACCGCCCCGATGCCGCACCCTGCGAATTTTTCGTTGTCGTTAATAACAGTCATGATACCACAGCCGACGTGGTGAAGCAGCACAGCACGCACTGGCCGGATCTTCATTGTGTTGTCGAACCAAAAAATGTAGGGAAGGGTGGAGCGATCATGCTTGGTTTTGATGTAGCCCAGGGCGATTTGGTCGGTTTCGTTGATGCCGATGGTGCAACACCGCCTGAAGCCTTTCAGGATCTGGTTAATCACATTCAGGATCACGGAATGATCATCGCCTCACGCTGGATTCCCGGAGCTGATGTGCAACCCAGGCAACCATTAAGCCGCCGTGTTGCTTCGCGTATTTTCAATTTCCTAGTGAGGGTTCTGTTCAAGATTTCTATTCACGACACCCAGTGCGGTGCCAAGTTACTAACTCGTCAGGCAATGGAAGCCGTTGTGCCGCATATCGGATTAACACGCTGGGCCTTTGACGTCGATCTGTTATTTCAAGTACGGCGCGCAGGATTCTCCATTGCGGAAATCCCAACGAAATGGCGGGATAAAACAGGTTCCAAAGTAAAAGTCGTTCGTGCCTCGACGGAAATGTTTATCGCCATTGTGCGCCTGCGTCTGCTGTATTCGCCATTCCGCTGGATAGTCATCCTATACGATATAACCATCGGTGCGCTTTGGCTGACTTTAACAGGGATGAAAAAATGA
- a CDS encoding MFS transporter — MTVKHITAPAARRMFLFLLILTVTSTLGLQGWRTLINNFSVEVAHLSGFEMGLVQSFREIPGFLALLVIYLLLIISEHRLAALSILIMGIGIGMTGFLPTASGIILTTMIMSFGFHYYETVNQSLTLQYFDYTSAPLVFGRLRSVGAATNIAVGLVILLLVNRLTYLQLFAGLGIIVVMAGLWGLTQNPSSKDIPPQRRKMVFRKKYWLFYTLTLLAGSRRQIFVAFAVFLLVKKFEFTVQEITLLFMVNNLIGFVANPMIGRAVNRFGERSVLSLEYITLVGVFLTYAYTDSKAVVVCMYIVDHLVFNFAMAIRTFFQKIADPRDIAPSMAVGFTINHVAAVIIPALGGLLWLLDYRIVFIAGTVLSIASLALCQLIPSQLTAARNQNN; from the coding sequence ATGACTGTAAAACATATTACCGCTCCGGCGGCCCGGCGCATGTTCCTGTTCCTGCTCATCCTGACCGTCACGTCAACGCTGGGGCTTCAGGGATGGCGCACACTGATTAATAACTTTTCCGTGGAAGTCGCCCACCTGTCCGGTTTTGAAATGGGCTTGGTTCAGTCTTTCAGAGAAATTCCCGGCTTTCTGGCACTGCTGGTCATCTACCTGCTCCTGATCATCAGTGAACACCGGCTGGCAGCTCTCTCGATTCTAATCATGGGTATAGGTATCGGCATGACCGGATTTCTACCGACAGCATCCGGAATCATTCTCACCACCATGATCATGTCTTTTGGATTCCATTATTACGAAACGGTCAATCAATCCCTGACCTTGCAGTATTTCGACTACACCAGTGCTCCTTTGGTATTTGGACGACTCAGATCCGTTGGCGCGGCCACCAATATTGCTGTGGGATTGGTCATCCTATTGCTCGTCAATCGACTGACATATCTACAACTTTTCGCAGGGCTGGGCATCATAGTTGTGATGGCCGGGCTGTGGGGGCTAACCCAAAATCCTTCCAGTAAAGATATCCCGCCACAACGACGAAAAATGGTCTTCCGCAAAAAATACTGGCTCTTTTACACCCTCACCCTTCTGGCCGGATCTCGCCGACAAATCTTTGTCGCCTTTGCCGTATTCCTGCTGGTCAAGAAATTCGAATTTACCGTGCAGGAAATCACCCTTCTTTTCATGGTCAACAACCTCATTGGCTTTGTCGCCAATCCAATGATTGGCAGAGCGGTAAATCGATTCGGCGAACGATCTGTTCTGAGCCTTGAATACATCACATTGGTCGGCGTATTCCTGACCTATGCCTACACAGACAGCAAAGCCGTGGTGGTTTGTATGTATATTGTCGACCATCTGGTATTTAATTTTGCCATGGCCATCCGCACCTTCTTCCAGAAAATAGCCGACCCCCGCGACATCGCGCCGAGCATGGCAGTGGGCTTTACTATCAACCACGTGGCCGCAGTGATCATACCGGCACTGGGCGGCTTACTCTGGCTGCTGGATTACCGCATCGTGTTTATCGCAGGGACGGTGCTGTCCATCGCATCCCTTGCCCTCTGCCAGCTGATTCCCTCCCAGTTAACCGCAGCAAGAAACCAGAACAATTGA
- a CDS encoding alanine:cation symporter family protein, with protein MNTVIDFLNTIFWNYILLYGLLAVGIYFTVRLVFLQFLHFPQFYKSLFGGKSTDKSGITPFQSLCTSLASRVGTGNLAGVAVALYLGGPGAIFWMWIVALLGMATGYAESLLAQLYKTQDDTGQYRGGPAYYIARGLGQHWLGGIFAVCLIISFGLVFNAVQANSISGAVEQAFGLPCWGTGVILVILSGAIIFGGLRCVARFAEIVVPIMAGCYLLVAIYVLIVHYAEIPGMLRLIVNSAFGMEQATGGVIGYAIGVAMLNGVKRGLFSNEAGMGSAPNIAATAVPQPHHPVSQGLVQGFGPFIDTIVICTATAVMILLSGQFIPGSGLSGVQLTQRAMESYIGSAGSIFVAIAIFFFAFTSIVANYSYAENSIFYLNLDKRGGIFVLRTACLGMVMWGTVSKLDIVWNMADAAMGLMACVNLVGILALSGIVKRLTVDYFSQLKQGLTPHFDPRKHKHMRGVDLNIWISEDDMVSDSER; from the coding sequence ATGAATACGGTTATCGATTTTCTAAATACAATATTCTGGAACTATATCCTGCTTTACGGACTGCTGGCCGTTGGAATTTACTTTACTGTTCGACTGGTCTTTCTTCAATTCCTTCATTTTCCCCAGTTTTATAAATCCCTTTTTGGCGGAAAATCCACAGATAAATCGGGCATTACACCCTTTCAGTCCCTGTGCACCAGTCTGGCCTCCCGCGTGGGCACAGGTAATCTAGCTGGTGTGGCCGTCGCCCTGTATCTTGGCGGCCCCGGTGCTATCTTCTGGATGTGGATCGTCGCCCTGCTTGGTATGGCTACCGGTTATGCTGAAAGTCTGCTGGCACAACTGTATAAAACACAGGATGATACCGGACAATATCGCGGCGGTCCGGCCTATTATATTGCACGCGGTCTGGGACAACACTGGCTGGGAGGCATTTTTGCGGTGTGTCTGATTATTTCCTTCGGCCTGGTGTTTAATGCGGTTCAGGCCAACTCCATTTCCGGTGCGGTTGAACAGGCCTTCGGACTGCCCTGCTGGGGCACGGGCGTAATCCTGGTTATTCTGTCGGGCGCGATTATTTTTGGCGGATTACGCTGCGTAGCCCGTTTCGCGGAAATTGTGGTTCCAATCATGGCCGGATGCTACCTGCTGGTGGCGATCTATGTGCTGATTGTGCATTATGCGGAAATCCCCGGCATGCTCCGATTGATTGTCAACAGTGCCTTCGGTATGGAGCAGGCCACAGGCGGCGTAATCGGATATGCCATCGGCGTAGCGATGCTCAACGGAGTGAAGCGCGGTTTATTTTCCAACGAAGCCGGTATGGGCAGTGCGCCAAACATTGCGGCAACCGCAGTTCCACAACCGCATCACCCCGTATCGCAAGGACTGGTACAAGGTTTTGGCCCCTTTATCGATACCATCGTAATATGCACCGCCACGGCGGTCATGATTCTTTTGTCCGGACAGTTCATTCCAGGCTCAGGCCTCTCGGGTGTTCAGCTGACACAGCGGGCAATGGAAAGTTACATTGGATCGGCGGGCAGTATTTTTGTGGCCATTGCCATTTTCTTTTTTGCCTTCACATCCATTGTGGCCAACTATTCCTATGCGGAAAACAGTATCTTTTACTTAAACCTGGATAAACGCGGCGGCATTTTTGTGCTGCGTACAGCCTGTCTGGGCATGGTCATGTGGGGAACCGTCAGTAAACTGGATATCGTCTGGAATATGGCCGATGCGGCTATGGGACTGATGGCCTGCGTAAATCTGGTAGGCATTCTGGCACTGTCCGGCATTGTAAAACGACTCACCGTGGATTATTTCTCCCAATTAAAACAAGGCCTGACCCCGCATTTTGATCCCCGAAAGCACAAACATATGCGCGGGGTTGATCTGAATATCTGGATATCCGAGGATGACATGGTTTCGGATTCGGAACGATGA
- a CDS encoding transporter substrate-binding domain-containing protein, translated as MRIKVHCLFLALSLLGMMGIAQAASVMVGCDEDFVPFEFKHGDSYTGFDIELWDAAARQLRLKYTLKPMPFEKLIPALKAGQIDVALAGMTVTAEREKSIDFSYPYFDAGLLLMVKQTTDEINGIEDLKGKTVATKKGTTAAEFVSSLKMTGVSGGNIPTYETREMIFFPTINEAFAALQKGQADAVIFDSPVILYHLTAQDGSTTMKTVGPLYKRQSYGIAFPQGSDLREKVSVALLDMMEDGRYNKIYKKWFGYLKDRVAERSE; from the coding sequence ATGAGAATAAAAGTACACTGTTTGTTTTTAGCGCTGTCTTTACTGGGCATGATGGGCATCGCTCAGGCCGCGTCAGTGATGGTCGGATGTGACGAAGATTTTGTCCCATTTGAATTTAAGCACGGCGACTCCTATACCGGATTCGACATTGAGCTATGGGACGCGGCAGCCCGGCAATTGCGGTTGAAGTACACCTTGAAACCCATGCCCTTTGAAAAGCTGATTCCCGCACTGAAGGCGGGACAGATTGACGTGGCTCTTGCGGGGATGACCGTCACGGCTGAACGCGAAAAAAGTATTGATTTCTCCTATCCCTACTTTGATGCAGGCCTCTTGCTGATGGTTAAGCAAACGACAGATGAGATCAACGGAATCGAAGATTTAAAAGGGAAAACAGTGGCTACCAAGAAGGGTACCACGGCCGCTGAATTTGTTTCATCCCTCAAAATGACCGGCGTGAGCGGGGGCAATATCCCGACCTATGAAACTCGGGAAATGATATTTTTCCCCACCATTAACGAGGCCTTTGCCGCCTTACAAAAGGGGCAGGCGGATGCGGTTATTTTTGATTCGCCGGTAATCCTGTATCATTTGACGGCTCAGGACGGCAGCACAACAATGAAAACAGTGGGGCCGCTCTATAAACGACAGTCCTATGGCATAGCTTTTCCGCAAGGCAGTGATCTGCGAGAAAAGGTTTCTGTTGCCCTGCTGGATATGATGGAAGACGGACGCTACAACAAGATCTATAAAAAGTGGTTTGGTTACTTAAAGGACCGGGTTGCGGAAAGAAGTGAATGA
- a CDS encoding alpha-amylase, with translation MDTNRALIIYNLYPKLVGRMDRWVGQLDRIRSMGFTWVYVNPVHAPGFSGSDYAVKNHFLYHPMFTCGWPPEGEDYSDESLGETREQGDAMLADVCRAAHDRKLDMMMDLVINHTAIDAHLVTAKPQWYKHNADGSIQHPGAFSGNEWVEWGDLAEIDNENSPDRDELWQYWLDVVLHYCRLGVRGFRCDAAYHVPNALWKFIISRAREAFPDVLFIAETLGCTPAQLISIGDAGFDYVMNSFKWWNLKDEWFLKDYATWVGKYPSVTFPENHDTERYAAEVNGNAALAIAKYALGSFFCAGIVTTMGFEYGFHKKIDVVQTNPNWWEPAHYDISDTLARINEIKASYQILREDDMISMQELHVHGAAAFTKRSRDGHEKIFVIANTSTEHRNVVVPNMHEIMRTDQVQDLSHGHRMGAVPHYFEYELQPGEVKLLYSNPGYAE, from the coding sequence ATGGATACAAATCGTGCGCTTATCATTTACAATCTTTATCCCAAGCTGGTGGGGCGGATGGATCGATGGGTCGGTCAGTTAGATCGCATTCGCAGCATGGGATTTACCTGGGTGTATGTGAATCCGGTGCATGCGCCGGGATTTTCCGGATCCGATTATGCCGTAAAAAACCATTTCTTGTATCATCCGATGTTCACCTGTGGTTGGCCGCCGGAGGGCGAGGATTATTCTGACGAATCACTGGGAGAGACGCGCGAACAGGGCGATGCCATGCTCGCCGACGTGTGTCGCGCAGCCCATGACCGTAAGCTGGATATGATGATGGATCTTGTGATCAATCATACCGCCATTGATGCGCATCTTGTTACCGCAAAACCGCAATGGTATAAGCACAATGCCGATGGTTCCATTCAGCATCCCGGTGCTTTCAGCGGGAATGAATGGGTCGAGTGGGGTGACCTTGCTGAAATCGATAATGAAAATTCGCCCGACCGCGATGAATTATGGCAGTATTGGCTGGATGTGGTTCTGCATTACTGCCGATTAGGCGTAAGAGGGTTTCGCTGTGATGCGGCCTATCATGTACCCAATGCGTTGTGGAAGTTTATCATTTCGCGGGCCAGAGAGGCCTTTCCTGATGTATTGTTTATTGCGGAAACACTGGGATGCACGCCCGCGCAGCTGATCAGCATTGGCGATGCGGGATTCGACTATGTGATGAACAGCTTCAAGTGGTGGAACTTGAAAGATGAATGGTTTCTCAAGGATTACGCGACATGGGTGGGGAAATATCCGTCGGTGACTTTCCCCGAAAACCACGATACGGAACGGTATGCAGCGGAAGTCAACGGCAATGCCGCACTGGCCATTGCCAAATATGCGCTGGGATCCTTTTTTTGTGCGGGTATCGTGACCACCATGGGTTTTGAATATGGATTTCATAAGAAAATCGATGTGGTGCAGACCAATCCCAACTGGTGGGAGCCTGCTCATTATGATATTAGCGATACCTTGGCTCGCATTAATGAAATCAAAGCGAGCTATCAGATTCTACGGGAAGACGATATGATATCCATGCAGGAGCTGCATGTCCATGGTGCTGCGGCCTTCACGAAGCGCAGCCGTGATGGCCATGAAAAAATATTTGTGATAGCCAATACGTCTACGGAGCATCGCAATGTGGTTGTTCCAAACATGCATGAAATCATGCGAACCGATCAGGTTCAGGATTTGTCCCATGGTCACCGGATGGGTGCTGTCCCGCATTACTTTGAATACGAATTGCAGCCGGGCGAAGTCAAGCTACTGTACTCCAATCCGGGATATGCCGAATAG
- the rpsA gene encoding 30S ribosomal protein S1: MAALYDATIKDFNEGSIVEGKVLDIRPTNVLVDIGYKSEGLIPIEEFSNAETLQKGDITEVLLVSLEDDEGMVVLSKEQAEQQRNWERVLSEFEEGGTIDGSIKSRVRGGLIVDIGVDAFLPGSQLDIAPVRNVDEFMGRTLEFKILKINTERRNIVLSRRELMEDQRREQKKVLLQEIQVGQVRRGMVKNITDFGAFIDLNGMDGLLHITDMSWGRINHPSEMLSVGDDLEVMILDVNLEKERISLGLKQKSRNPWEDIEARHPIGSRIKGKVVNLMPYGAFIEIEEGVEGLVHVSEISWTKRIAKASDVMKIGEEVEAIVLNINEKEKKISLGLRQTEENPWDVVADNYPIGSRIKGKVRNFTTYGAFVELQEGIDGMIHVSDMSWLRKVNHPSEVLSKGEEVECVVLEVEPSNQRISLGLKQAQEDPWTSISEKYAVGTLVKGKVSKLASFGAFVELEEGIDGLVHISQISDNRVENVRDVLKPGQDVEARVVKIDPVERRIGLSIKAAHMSDEEFEVSEDMLTGLQPGEMLVDLAGAFDQAFADDSQEEWRPGE, from the coding sequence ATGGCGGCTCTCTATGATGCAACAATCAAAGACTTCAACGAAGGCTCGATTGTCGAAGGTAAAGTACTGGATATCCGTCCTACAAATGTCCTCGTAGATATCGGATACAAATCAGAGGGGCTTATCCCGATTGAAGAATTCAGCAATGCTGAAACGCTACAAAAGGGTGATATTACGGAAGTGCTACTGGTTTCGCTTGAAGACGATGAAGGTATGGTCGTCCTGAGCAAGGAACAGGCGGAACAACAACGTAACTGGGAACGCGTTCTTAGCGAGTTCGAAGAAGGTGGCACAATTGATGGTTCAATCAAAAGCCGTGTTCGCGGCGGTTTGATTGTCGATATCGGCGTAGATGCATTTCTGCCTGGTTCACAGCTTGATATTGCACCTGTTCGTAACGTCGACGAATTTATGGGTAGAACGCTGGAATTCAAAATCCTCAAAATCAACACGGAACGCCGCAACATTGTGTTGTCCCGTCGCGAATTGATGGAAGATCAGCGCCGTGAGCAGAAGAAAGTCCTGCTGCAGGAAATCCAGGTGGGCCAGGTCCGTCGCGGTATGGTGAAAAACATCACCGATTTCGGTGCGTTCATTGATCTGAACGGCATGGACGGTCTGCTGCATATCACGGATATGAGCTGGGGCCGCATCAATCATCCTTCAGAAATGCTGTCGGTTGGTGACGATCTGGAAGTGATGATTCTGGATGTAAATCTGGAAAAAGAACGTATTTCTCTCGGCTTGAAGCAGAAATCCCGCAATCCATGGGAAGACATCGAAGCACGTCACCCCATTGGCAGCCGCATCAAAGGCAAAGTGGTCAATCTCATGCCTTACGGTGCCTTCATCGAAATCGAAGAAGGCGTGGAAGGCCTTGTCCATGTCTCTGAAATTTCCTGGACCAAGCGCATTGCCAAAGCTTCTGACGTGATGAAAATCGGCGAAGAAGTGGAAGCTATTGTCCTGAACATCAACGAAAAGGAAAAGAAAATTTCTCTGGGCCTACGCCAGACCGAAGAAAATCCCTGGGATGTGGTGGCAGACAACTATCCGATCGGTTCCCGCATCAAAGGCAAAGTGCGTAACTTTACCACTTACGGGGCCTTTGTCGAACTGCAGGAAGGGATTGACGGCATGATTCATGTGTCCGATATGTCCTGGCTGCGCAAAGTCAACCATCCTTCCGAAGTCCTTTCCAAAGGCGAAGAAGTCGAATGCGTGGTGCTTGAAGTCGAACCGTCCAATCAGCGTATCAGCCTCGGCCTGAAACAGGCACAGGAAGATCCCTGGACCAGCATCAGTGAAAAATACGCCGTGGGAACCTTGGTTAAGGGTAAAGTCAGCAAGCTGGCCTCCTTCGGTGCTTTCGTTGAACTGGAAGAAGGAATCGACGGATTGGTACATATCAGCCAGATCAGCGATAACCGCGTCGAAAACGTTCGCGATGTGTTGAAACCCGGTCAGGACGTGGAAGCCCGCGTGGTCAAAATTGATCCCGTGGAACGCCGCATCGGACTGAGCATCAAAGCCGCTCACATGTCGGATGAAGAATTCGAAGTCAGCGAAGATATGCTCACCGGCCTGCAGCCCGGTGAAATGCTGGTTGATTTGGCCGGTGCCTTCGATCAGGCATTCGCGGATGACAGCCAGGAAGAATGGCGTCCGGGCGAATAA
- a CDS encoding response regulator, which translates to MRVLIADDDYVNRTKLKAILGEFGRCDTVPNGASAYSMFENAHEQSIPYDLISMDILMPDEGQGQEAIRKIRVWEENNNIPQEERVKILVVSQLKDVENILSSFDTGCTWYLVKPVSPEDVTTALTKLGISL; encoded by the coding sequence ATGCGAGTACTTATTGCAGATGATGATTATGTAAACCGGACAAAATTGAAAGCCATTCTCGGTGAATTCGGGCGATGCGACACCGTTCCTAACGGAGCATCTGCTTACAGCATGTTCGAAAATGCCCACGAGCAGAGCATCCCGTATGACCTGATTTCCATGGATATCCTCATGCCGGACGAGGGACAGGGACAGGAAGCCATCCGGAAAATCCGCGTATGGGAAGAAAACAACAATATCCCTCAGGAAGAGCGTGTAAAAATTCTGGTGGTATCTCAGCTGAAAGATGTAGAAAACATACTCTCCTCCTTCGACACAGGATGCACGTGGTACCTGGTTAAGCCCGTCAGCCCGGAGGACGTCACCACCGCTCTGACAAAATTGGGGATTTCACTATAG
- a CDS encoding tetratricopeptide repeat protein, producing MDTLSRKQKLIPLFIIGGLILTLLAALTISIIFIRKPRLPLSNAMATSGMAQRYYEDNNLDAALELNQLAAAHRKSDWLSEMRTGNVYFKKENYNEAAQYYRHAVELAPDIPLPRNNLAVTLHKLGKTDEAIRVYQSIIDEFGAYDPASAAKASAALELIKQSH from the coding sequence ATGGATACACTCAGCAGAAAGCAAAAACTAATCCCCTTGTTTATCATCGGCGGCTTGATATTGACTCTTTTGGCAGCCCTGACGATCTCCATCATATTCATACGCAAACCCCGCCTGCCCCTATCCAATGCCATGGCCACCAGCGGAATGGCACAACGCTATTACGAAGACAACAACCTGGATGCCGCCCTTGAACTCAACCAGCTGGCGGCGGCCCACCGCAAAAGCGACTGGCTCAGCGAAATGCGAACCGGCAACGTTTATTTTAAAAAGGAAAATTACAACGAAGCCGCACAGTATTACCGGCATGCCGTGGAACTGGCCCCGGACATCCCCCTGCCCCGAAATAATTTAGCCGTAACACTGCACAAACTCGGGAAAACGGATGAAGCGATACGCGTCTATCAATCTATCATTGATGAGTTCGGTGCATATGATCCCGCATCCGCGGCCAAAGCCTCTGCGGCGCTTGAACTTATCAAACAATCACATTAA
- a CDS encoding SH3 domain-containing protein, with the protein MKRDSSMKRYIVLLGMIASVWWSQSAMAGQSAHITGDRVNLRAAPRAVAEVVGQMNDGDTVVVVSQQTNWVEVLAPESFDVWIYRDFVKDGEVTTKKLNIRSGPGINYHVVGRAYRHDQVDIREEFGEWYKVAPTEECTFWISSDYVTLDVPEQAAGVGAPIASSRLYRRGDVLTSVADIRPAVQAEPVVEQPQPLQRVAAPVLIQQPKPQVRSSTPIPSDWKLIPLEGQGKRVERQGVVKSLGFTINRPTRYRLVAYRDGSRAEMVCYLWGNDDKLAAIAGRTVRITGQQYWLQDQRYPVLTVDAVDDVTDQAF; encoded by the coding sequence ATGAAACGGGATTCAAGCATGAAGCGGTATATTGTGTTATTGGGTATGATCGCATCGGTATGGTGGTCTCAGTCAGCGATGGCGGGGCAGTCGGCGCATATTACAGGCGATCGGGTTAATCTGAGAGCGGCACCGAGGGCCGTGGCCGAAGTGGTAGGACAGATGAATGACGGGGATACTGTGGTCGTGGTCTCGCAGCAGACGAACTGGGTGGAGGTGCTGGCTCCGGAATCCTTTGATGTATGGATTTATCGGGATTTCGTTAAAGACGGTGAAGTAACGACGAAGAAACTCAATATACGCTCCGGTCCCGGCATTAATTATCATGTAGTCGGCCGTGCGTACCGTCACGATCAGGTGGATATACGTGAAGAATTCGGCGAGTGGTATAAAGTGGCTCCGACCGAAGAATGCACCTTTTGGATCAGTTCTGATTATGTGACGTTGGACGTACCGGAACAGGCGGCCGGGGTGGGTGCGCCCATTGCATCCAGCCGGCTTTACCGCAGAGGGGATGTACTGACTTCTGTTGCGGATATCAGGCCTGCAGTACAGGCCGAACCTGTGGTAGAACAGCCGCAGCCTCTACAGCGGGTGGCCGCGCCGGTGCTTATTCAGCAGCCAAAACCGCAGGTGAGATCAAGCACTCCCATTCCATCGGACTGGAAGTTGATTCCTCTGGAAGGGCAGGGGAAACGGGTGGAACGTCAGGGCGTGGTGAAGTCGCTTGGATTTACCATTAACCGCCCGACGCGATACCGGCTGGTGGCTTATCGGGATGGAAGTCGTGCTGAAATGGTCTGTTATTTATGGGGGAATGACGACAAACTTGCGGCCATTGCCGGTCGTACCGTGCGTATCACCGGGCAGCAGTACTGGTTGCAGGATCAGCGCTATCCGGTATTGACCGTCGATGCTGTGGACGATGTGACGGATCAGGCTTTTTAA